The following are from one region of the Candidatus Dadabacteria bacterium genome:
- a CDS encoding alpha/beta hydrolase, with protein sequence MTSEIVWEVPEPLSTHDVRVDDDTIITLRQHGNPSGPRLVMSHGNGLAVDLYYPFWSLLTDDFDLIIYDLRNHGWNPVGDLQNHSLPTLVQDNDTILEAIDRHYGAKSRIGVFHSVAALATLLSPKKGGDFAARVLFDPPVCKPGRSFKDYEDIAKRMAKTIRQSTSQFKTTQELVDILPYIPAWQHVVPGVFDLYARTTLRECANGEGYEPRCPSEYQAQLIEYASAFAVLVDFQSLLCPTKVIGADPTLPYSYLPTLDLSDMSTVDYDFLPDTTHLLLLEKPQECVKSMLEFIEPIITT encoded by the coding sequence GTGACTTCAGAAATCGTATGGGAGGTACCTGAACCACTTTCCACTCACGATGTCCGCGTGGATGACGACACCATAATTACGCTGCGGCAACATGGAAATCCGTCAGGACCGCGACTCGTCATGAGCCATGGCAACGGTCTCGCAGTCGATCTGTACTATCCATTCTGGTCGCTCCTGACCGACGACTTTGACCTAATAATTTACGATCTCAGAAACCATGGATGGAATCCGGTAGGCGATCTTCAAAACCATAGTCTTCCAACATTGGTTCAGGACAACGACACCATTCTCGAGGCTATCGACCGCCACTATGGAGCAAAGTCCAGAATAGGTGTGTTCCACTCAGTTGCGGCTCTGGCGACTCTGCTATCACCCAAAAAGGGCGGCGACTTTGCAGCCCGGGTTCTGTTCGACCCGCCTGTCTGCAAACCTGGCCGAAGCTTTAAGGATTATGAAGATATCGCAAAACGTATGGCCAAAACGATCCGTCAAAGCACGAGTCAGTTTAAAACCACGCAGGAACTTGTGGACATTCTTCCCTACATTCCAGCCTGGCAGCACGTGGTGCCAGGGGTATTCGACCTTTATGCAAGAACAACCCTGCGTGAATGTGCGAATGGAGAGGGGTATGAACCTCGCTGCCCTTCTGAGTACCAGGCGCAGTTAATAGAGTACGCCAGCGCCTTTGCCGTACTCGTGGACTTTCAGTCGCTCCTCTGCCCGACAAAGGTCATCGGGGCCGACCCGACCTTGCCATACTCATACCTGCCGACGCTCGACCTGAGCGATATGTCTACCGTGGATTACGACTTTCTGCCTGACACTACGCACCTTCTTCTTTTGGAAAAGCCGCAGGAATGCGTCAAGTCCATGCTTGAGTTCATCGAGCCGATTATCACTACGTAA
- the nuoD gene encoding NADH dehydrogenase (quinone) subunit D yields the protein MERVEIVTEELGTEADGTRKQTMMLNMGPQHPSTHGVLRVVLYLDGEIVKEAVPHIGYLHRGIEKLCEDITYQKCLPYTDRMDYLASICNNIGFILAVEKLLGIEDEIPERAKVAEVIMFELGRIESHLIGIGANAMDLGAMTAFLFCFKERERIYEILEMVCGARLTTSYPRVGGLPQDLPEDFSDTIRNFLKIFPETLNEIDRLLTRNKIWIGRTKGVAVISKEQAIDLGITGPILRGSGVPYDVRKAVPYLDYENYEFDIPVANEGDAYARYLCRMEEMRQSLRIIEQALENLPDGPYIADLPDIVLPEKELVYTKMESLIRHFVLVYNGFETPPGEIYHSVENPKGELGYYIVSDGTGKPYRMRVRGPSFVNLQALPDMVKGGFVSDVVAAIGSIDIVLGEVDR from the coding sequence ATGGAAAGAGTAGAGATTGTTACGGAAGAACTCGGCACTGAGGCTGACGGTACGAGAAAGCAGACCATGATGCTTAACATGGGGCCGCAGCATCCGTCAACTCATGGGGTTCTGCGGGTGGTTCTTTATCTCGATGGGGAGATAGTCAAGGAGGCCGTTCCTCACATCGGCTACCTGCACAGGGGAATAGAAAAGCTCTGCGAGGACATCACCTATCAGAAATGTCTTCCCTACACCGACAGGATGGATTACCTGGCCTCGATATGCAACAACATAGGTTTCATACTGGCCGTTGAGAAGCTTCTCGGGATCGAGGATGAAATTCCCGAAAGAGCCAAGGTAGCCGAGGTGATAATGTTTGAGCTCGGAAGAATCGAGTCCCATCTCATAGGCATAGGCGCAAACGCCATGGATCTCGGCGCGATGACCGCTTTTCTTTTCTGCTTCAAGGAGAGGGAGCGTATCTACGAAATTCTCGAGATGGTATGCGGAGCAAGGCTCACGACTTCCTATCCGAGGGTAGGGGGTCTTCCCCAGGACCTGCCCGAGGATTTCTCCGACACGATAAGGAACTTCCTTAAGATATTCCCCGAGACGTTAAACGAAATAGACAGGCTTCTTACAAGAAACAAGATATGGATCGGTCGCACCAAGGGGGTAGCGGTCATAAGCAAGGAGCAGGCGATCGATCTCGGTATTACGGGACCCATACTTAGAGGAAGCGGCGTTCCCTACGACGTGAGAAAAGCCGTTCCCTACCTTGATTACGAAAACTACGAGTTCGACATACCGGTTGCTAATGAGGGAGACGCCTACGCAAGATATCTCTGCAGGATGGAGGAGATGAGACAGAGCCTCCGCATAATCGAGCAGGCCCTTGAAAATCTTCCGGACGGTCCCTACATTGCCGATCTTCCCGACATCGTTTTGCCTGAAAAAGAGCTTGTCTACACGAAAATGGAATCCCTGATAAGACATTTCGTGCTGGTCTACAACGGTTTTGAGACTCCTCCGGGGGAGATATACCACTCCGTCGAGAACCCCAAGGGAGAGCTTGGTTACTACATAGTAAGCGACGGTACGGGAAAGCCCTACAGGATGCGGGTTCGTGGGCCGTCGTTTGTGAATCTGCAGGCCCTTCCGGATATGGTGAAGGGGGGATTTGTCTCCGACGTCGTTGCCGCAATAGGCAGCATCGACATAGTGCTCGGGGAAGTTGACCGCTGA
- a CDS encoding NADH-quinone oxidoreductase subunit C has protein sequence MTSQPDPVDQIREKISGYILSESEFRGETSFTVGAESIVECCSLLKNALGFTYLVDVTIVDYLTVKFPRYEVVYLLHRFGENYEENLRIRLKAALEQDNPAIDSVTSVWSGANWLEREAYDMFGITFSGHPDPRRILMPEDYDQFPLRKDFDVRDRESSKRCFERALDEGAE, from the coding sequence ATGACCTCCCAACCTGACCCTGTCGATCAAATAAGGGAAAAAATAAGCGGATACATCCTCTCGGAGAGCGAATTCCGCGGGGAGACCAGCTTTACCGTAGGGGCCGAGTCGATAGTAGAGTGCTGCTCGCTTCTCAAAAACGCGCTCGGTTTTACTTATCTTGTGGACGTTACGATTGTCGACTACCTGACCGTCAAGTTTCCGAGATACGAAGTTGTTTACCTCCTTCACCGCTTCGGCGAGAACTACGAAGAGAATCTGAGAATAAGGCTCAAGGCTGCTCTCGAGCAAGACAACCCCGCAATTGATTCCGTGACGTCAGTGTGGTCCGGGGCGAACTGGCTTGAGAGAGAAGCATACGATATGTTCGGGATAACTTTCAGTGGACATCCCGACCCGAGAAGAATACTTATGCCCGAGGATTACGACCAGTTTCCGCTGAGAAAGGATTTCGACGTGAGAGACAGGGAATCTTCAAAGAGGTGTTTCGAGAGGGCTCTTGATGAAGGAGCTGAGTGA
- a CDS encoding NADH-quinone oxidoreductase subunit B produces MGVSSGPLLGGDGFLTTKISAVANWGRKHSLWPMAFGTACCAIEMMGTFSSRFDIARFGAETVRFSPRQADLMIVSGTITYKMASVCRRIYEQMPEPKWVIAMGSCTCGGGPFDSYAVVQGIDEFLPVDVYVGGCPPRPEALIDAVMKIQKKIDNEGPPIV; encoded by the coding sequence ATGGGAGTAAGTAGCGGACCACTCCTTGGCGGAGACGGTTTTCTCACGACCAAGATCTCTGCGGTTGCCAACTGGGGAAGAAAGCACAGCCTTTGGCCCATGGCTTTCGGAACTGCTTGCTGTGCGATTGAGATGATGGGGACTTTTTCCTCGAGGTTCGATATCGCGAGGTTCGGGGCCGAAACCGTTAGGTTTTCGCCTAGGCAGGCGGATTTGATGATAGTTTCTGGGACCATAACCTACAAGATGGCGTCGGTCTGCAGAAGGATCTACGAGCAGATGCCCGAGCCCAAGTGGGTAATAGCGATGGGGTCGTGTACGTGCGGTGGCGGACCTTTTGACAGTTACGCCGTCGTTCAGGGGATTGACGAGTTTCTTCCGGTGGATGTTTACGTGGGTGGCTGTCCGCCGAGACCCGAGGCCCTTATTGACGCCGTCATGAAAATCCAGAAGAAAATAGATAACGAGGGACCCCCGATCGTATGA
- a CDS encoding NADH-quinone oxidoreductase subunit A, with protein MLDQYVPVLLIIVIAIVLAAALLSVSYLLGPKRYGSWRKLIPYESGMIPKGDAREKVSLKYYLIGALFILFDIEIVFLIAWAVVFRELGMVALIEVLAFLIIVIGGYFYVLKKGALEWE; from the coding sequence GTGTTAGACCAGTATGTTCCCGTCCTCCTGATAATAGTAATAGCGATCGTTTTGGCCGCGGCGCTTCTGTCCGTTTCCTATCTGCTGGGTCCAAAGAGATACGGAAGCTGGCGCAAGCTAATTCCATATGAATCGGGGATGATTCCCAAGGGAGACGCAAGGGAAAAGGTTTCGCTCAAGTACTACCTTATAGGAGCTCTTTTCATACTGTTTGACATAGAAATCGTGTTTCTCATAGCTTGGGCGGTAGTGTTCAGGGAGCTTGGAATGGTGGCCCTTATCGAGGTGCTGGCGTTTCTTATTATTGTCATCGGCGGTTATTTCTACGTTCTTAAAAAAGGAGCTTTGGAATGGGAGTAA
- a CDS encoding NAD-dependent deacylase, giving the protein MEKEIAKAYELVTNSNEIVVLTGAGISAESGIPTYRGEEGLWRNYDPHELATPEAFFRNPKLVWEWYDSRRAIMKNAKPNPGHFAITALEKEKRDFTLITQNVDGLHFAAGTRNVIELHGSLWEIKCTECEKVEKNYQVPIPELPPKCGACDGIMRPNTVLFGEIIPMERIDRCLFAIEQCDLLLIVGTSGVVEPAASMGLIAKKSEKPVVEINIDITPGTGLYDASVMGKSGEVLPLLVESETSRNRM; this is encoded by the coding sequence ATGGAAAAAGAGATCGCAAAAGCGTACGAACTCGTAACCAATTCCAACGAAATCGTCGTCCTTACAGGGGCGGGAATCTCGGCTGAAAGCGGTATTCCCACATACAGGGGAGAAGAAGGGCTCTGGAGGAATTACGATCCCCACGAACTTGCGACGCCAGAGGCCTTTTTCAGGAATCCCAAGCTCGTGTGGGAGTGGTATGACTCGAGAAGGGCCATAATGAAAAACGCCAAGCCCAATCCCGGCCACTTCGCAATAACCGCGCTTGAGAAAGAAAAAAGAGACTTCACCCTCATAACACAAAACGTAGATGGCCTTCACTTTGCGGCCGGAACCCGAAACGTAATCGAGCTTCACGGAAGTCTCTGGGAAATCAAATGCACGGAATGCGAAAAAGTGGAAAAAAACTATCAGGTGCCTATTCCGGAACTTCCCCCGAAGTGCGGCGCCTGCGACGGGATAATGAGACCGAACACCGTGTTGTTCGGAGAAATCATCCCGATGGAAAGAATAGACAGGTGCCTGTTTGCCATAGAGCAATGCGATCTTCTTCTGATAGTAGGAACTTCCGGAGTGGTTGAACCCGCGGCTTCAATGGGACTCATAGCGAAAAAAAGCGAGAAACCTGTAGTGGAAATCAACATCGATATAACTCCGGGCACGGGCCTTTACGACGCAAGCGTAATGGGGAAATCGGGAGAGGTGCTGCCCCTCCTTGTGGAATCCGAAACCTCTCGAAACCGCATGTAA
- a CDS encoding peptidase: MHKRKNHRLFPYRSASKRLLAICLALLGVSIFLGCGDTYETAPAEEPLFLPSDIFADTCADLSKAHFKSISSQGIYADENNWLRSWSHETYLWYDEIIDQDPSCCSTPVYFDLMKTFETNASGAPKDRFHFTVPTAEFLANRQSIDIGYGAEFVILSSRPPRDVRIAYTEPSSPATAPEVNLSRGAQILEIDGEKMLDSDNLDVLNNGLFPRTVGESHTFTVLDLGSQTPRTVTMTSVAITSHPVQNVKILSTPSGDRVGYMLFNAHNAPAAQAIVEAGKHLKNAGVDDLIVDLRYNGGGLVYVAQILSSMVAGADKEGLTFEEFETNGKIPSESWEFTFEFTADDIIGDTGLTVPSLGLPRLFVLTSPRTCSASESVINSLLGIDIDVIRIGSATCGKPHGFLPTENCGTVYHSINFRGVNAKGEADFEDGFTPHCRVAEDFNHQLGDPEEILLKTALAYRASGACPLAEEKGSRATGPSAESSSGEAISRPPGFSGKIAGSGISPSN; this comes from the coding sequence GTGCACAAAAGAAAAAATCACCGCCTTTTTCCATACAGATCCGCCTCGAAACGCCTGCTCGCGATATGCCTGGCGCTGCTCGGAGTATCGATTTTTCTCGGTTGCGGCGACACTTATGAAACAGCCCCAGCAGAAGAACCGCTGTTTCTTCCCAGTGATATCTTCGCAGATACCTGTGCCGACCTCAGCAAAGCTCACTTTAAAAGTATCTCTTCTCAAGGCATTTACGCAGATGAAAACAACTGGCTTCGCTCCTGGAGTCACGAAACCTATCTCTGGTACGACGAAATCATAGATCAGGATCCTTCCTGCTGCAGCACTCCCGTCTACTTTGATTTGATGAAGACTTTTGAAACAAATGCTTCCGGAGCTCCCAAGGATAGATTTCATTTCACCGTACCTACCGCGGAATTCCTGGCGAACAGACAAAGCATTGATATAGGATACGGCGCCGAGTTTGTGATTTTAAGCTCTAGACCCCCACGAGATGTAAGGATCGCCTACACGGAACCTAGTTCGCCGGCTACGGCTCCCGAGGTTAATCTTTCCCGCGGCGCGCAGATTCTCGAGATTGACGGTGAAAAGATGTTAGATTCGGATAACCTAGACGTATTAAACAACGGCCTGTTTCCACGCACAGTAGGCGAGAGCCACACATTCACCGTCTTGGACCTCGGATCACAGACTCCCCGCACGGTAACCATGACTTCCGTGGCAATAACTTCTCATCCGGTTCAGAACGTGAAAATCCTTTCCACTCCCAGTGGAGACCGCGTAGGTTACATGCTGTTTAACGCTCACAACGCGCCTGCCGCACAAGCTATCGTGGAAGCGGGCAAACATCTGAAAAACGCAGGCGTCGATGATCTGATCGTTGATCTTCGCTATAACGGCGGCGGACTTGTCTATGTAGCGCAAATATTATCGTCGATGGTCGCAGGGGCTGATAAAGAGGGGCTTACTTTCGAAGAGTTTGAGACAAACGGCAAGATTCCATCGGAAAGCTGGGAGTTCACTTTTGAATTCACGGCGGATGACATAATCGGCGACACAGGCTTAACGGTTCCCAGCCTCGGCTTGCCGCGCCTGTTCGTTCTTACAAGCCCCCGAACCTGCTCGGCAAGTGAATCAGTCATAAACAGTTTGCTCGGCATCGACATAGACGTAATCCGAATCGGGTCGGCTACCTGCGGCAAACCCCATGGTTTCCTTCCAACCGAGAACTGCGGCACTGTTTACCATTCGATTAACTTCAGGGGGGTAAATGCCAAGGGCGAGGCAGACTTCGAAGATGGTTTTACTCCGCACTGCCGAGTTGCAGAAGATTTCAATCACCAGCTCGGTGACCCCGAGGAGATTCTCCTCAAAACAGCTCTTGCTTATCGAGCCAGCGGTGCTTGTCCTCTTGCCGAGGAAAAAGGTAGCAGAGCAACAGGACCATCTGCGGAGTCTTCGTCCGGTGAAGCTATTTCCAGACCTCCTGGATTTTCAGGCAAGATAGCTGGATCCGGGATATCACCATCGAACTGA
- the pdxA gene encoding 4-hydroxythreonine-4-phosphate dehydrogenase PdxA produces MGDPNGIGPEVCIRAFYDGFFEEIYDIVFVGSESVLQRANSEFGKDGPLSIIDPTDFVLGDIEEGVRSEKAGRASIACIEKAVAMALSGEVKAIVTAPISKRSIHMAGSTYPGHTEMLMDLTGSENVVMLFEGTRFRVAPVTIHVPLREVPDMITEESVYVTVSISARELKKRFGVEDPKIVVCGLNPHAGESGSFGNEEQEHIIPALERARAEGISVEGPLPADTLFYDALRGKWDLVVAMYHDQGFVPFKMLSFDTGVNVTLGLPILRTSPDHGTAFDIAWKGAARPESMIQAIKVAMEICDAR; encoded by the coding sequence ATGGGAGATCCGAACGGGATAGGGCCCGAGGTCTGCATAAGAGCTTTTTACGACGGTTTCTTCGAGGAAATATACGACATCGTGTTTGTCGGAAGTGAATCTGTTCTCCAGAGGGCCAACAGTGAGTTCGGAAAGGATGGTCCTCTTTCAATTATAGACCCCACGGATTTTGTGCTCGGGGATATTGAAGAAGGGGTGAGATCCGAAAAAGCGGGCAGGGCGTCTATTGCGTGTATAGAAAAGGCAGTGGCCATGGCTCTCTCAGGCGAGGTTAAAGCTATTGTCACGGCTCCGATAAGCAAAAGATCCATACACATGGCCGGCTCCACCTATCCAGGGCACACGGAAATGCTCATGGATCTTACCGGTTCAGAAAACGTAGTAATGCTTTTTGAGGGAACGAGGTTCCGTGTAGCGCCCGTGACGATACATGTTCCCCTTCGCGAAGTTCCGGACATGATTACGGAAGAAAGCGTTTATGTGACCGTTTCCATATCTGCTCGGGAACTCAAGAAAAGATTCGGCGTTGAAGATCCAAAGATAGTTGTCTGCGGGCTCAACCCACACGCTGGAGAGTCGGGATCTTTCGGAAATGAGGAGCAGGAGCATATAATTCCAGCTCTTGAGAGGGCAAGAGCCGAAGGGATATCGGTCGAGGGCCCCCTCCCTGCGGACACTCTTTTCTACGACGCTCTTCGCGGCAAATGGGATCTGGTGGTCGCCATGTACCACGACCAAGGTTTCGTGCCCTTCAAGATGCTTTCTTTCGATACCGGGGTTAACGTCACCTTGGGACTGCCTATACTGCGGACTTCTCCTGACCACGGAACTGCTTTTGACATAGCGTGGAAAGGTGCGGCGCGTCCCGAGAGCATGATTCAGGCGATAAAAGTAGCCATGGAGATATGCGACGCAAGGTAG